DNA sequence from the Prolixibacter sp. SD074 genome:
TCTGAAGGAATTGTGCGCCAGCGCTGATATCCTAATTGCGGCGCTGGGGGTTCCCGAATTTATTAAAGGCGACATGGTGAAAGAGGGTGCTGTGGTTATTGACGTTGGTACCACCCGGGTAAAATCTGATAAGACCAAATCAGGTTTTAAACTCAAAGGTGATGTTGCGTTTGACGAAGCAGCTGAAAAATCTTCTTACATCACACCTGTTCCCGGTGGTGTTGGTCCGATGACCCGTGTCTCACTATTGAAAAATACTTTGTTGGCGGCGAAAAAAGAAATTTATTCGTAAGATGTTTCTGACATCGAAATAAACAATTGATGAACGGTTTCTTGAGGCAGCTTTTTTTTTATTCTTTTCGGAGTTTCAGAACGTTATACTTGAACCGAAATGGAATTGAAAATGTTTCTTTTTTGAAAAGTATTCACTGCTTAATATAAACCAAAGTATGAAAATGATACCAATGAAGATTAGCCGGCGTCACGTTAAGTTATCCTGGATTTTCTCCCTTCTGTTGTTTACAGCCTGCGCAACTGTCCCGTTAACCGGAAGGCAACAATTGAACCTGATTCCTGAATCGGAAATGTTATCCATGAGTTTAACTCAATACGGCGACTTCCTGAAAAGTAATCAATTGTCAGGTAATCAAGCACAAACTGATATGGTGAAGCGCGTTGGAAAGCGAATAGCTGCTGCCGTTGACCAGTATCTGAATGATAATGGTTTGAGTGACCGGGTAAAAGATTTTAACTGGGAATTTAACCTGGTGAAAGATTCAGTTGCGAATGCCTGGTGTATGCCTGGTGGAAAAGTCGTAGTCTACACCGGGATTTTACCTATTACCAAAAACGAAAATGGACTGGCTGTTGTCATGGGACATGAAATTGCCCACGCCATTGCCCGTCATGGTAACGAGCGGATGAGTCAGGAAATGTTAGTCCAATTGGGGGGAGTGGGATTATCGGCAGCCGTTGACCAGAAGCCGGAGCAAACCAAACAAATTTATATGACGGCATACGGCTTAGGCGCTCAGGTGGGAGCTATCCTTCCTTATTCGAGAAGCCATGAACTGGAAGCGGATAAAATGGGACTAATGTTTATGGCAATGGCGGGTTATGATCCGCATGGAGCTGTCGATTTCTGGCAACGAATGGCGGCTAATGGTGGAGGAAGTGGAATGCCCGAATTTCTGAGTACACACCCGGTCGATTCGCATCGAATTGCACAGATTAAACAAGACCTGCCTGAAGCATTAAAATATTACCAGCAGGCAAAGAATAATTAGCCTTTGTTATCCATATTCGTTATAAATATTCGATTTTCTGTTTTACAACCTATTATGTCCGACACATAAGAGGTTGTATTTTAATCTTTTTTAATTCTTTTTTATAATTTTGAAAAGATTCGAACAATACACAGAAAATTAAAATTTTCGAATATGGTAGGTATTGATAAAAAGGATGGAGCTGATAATCAAAATAATGGCGAGAAGCGGTTCCGTGAAGAGGTTTATTCGAAAGCTGTAAGAGCTGGAAAAAGAACGTATTTCTTTGATGTTAAAATGACTCGGAAGGATGAGTATTATCTTACTATTACCGAGAGCAAGAAGAAATTTGATCAAGATGGCAAGTACCATTTCGAGAAACACAAAATCTTCCTGTATAAAGAGGATTTTGATAAATTTTCGGACGGACTTGCTGAAATTATCGATTACATTCACGAACGTCAGCCTTACGAACCTCGGAAAGAAGAGGAAAAGGATGTGCTCAAAGAGTATTCTGACGTAGAGTTCGAAGATTTGGCGTCAAGCTAGCAGGCGGTTGCAAGAATAGAAAACAGCCGCTGAATTTCAGCGGCTGTTTTCTATTCTTGCAATATTTTATTT
Encoded proteins:
- a CDS encoding DUF3276 family protein, which codes for MVGIDKKDGADNQNNGEKRFREEVYSKAVRAGKRTYFFDVKMTRKDEYYLTITESKKKFDQDGKYHFEKHKIFLYKEDFDKFSDGLAEIIDYIHERQPYEPRKEEEKDVLKEYSDVEFEDLASS
- a CDS encoding M48 family metallopeptidase, whose translation is MKMIPMKISRRHVKLSWIFSLLLFTACATVPLTGRQQLNLIPESEMLSMSLTQYGDFLKSNQLSGNQAQTDMVKRVGKRIAAAVDQYLNDNGLSDRVKDFNWEFNLVKDSVANAWCMPGGKVVVYTGILPITKNENGLAVVMGHEIAHAIARHGNERMSQEMLVQLGGVGLSAAVDQKPEQTKQIYMTAYGLGAQVGAILPYSRSHELEADKMGLMFMAMAGYDPHGAVDFWQRMAANGGGSGMPEFLSTHPVDSHRIAQIKQDLPEALKYYQQAKNN